In Amphiura filiformis chromosome 1, Afil_fr2py, whole genome shotgun sequence, the following are encoded in one genomic region:
- the LOC140165390 gene encoding N-alpha-acetyltransferase 80-like has translation MFRLTRDRVLHGLTELTPALVPSCARILREEWPKITLERLYQVVDNGDDGSGFPCSLVMIQDQQHSTEVLAHCRITKVLNYANSTYIESIVVDKSHRGHGLGRQIINLAEEYVKSRGITHMFLSCLMENAAIFIHHGYRYCEPKVATLGSAMLGSSGPPPYAVALPGWEHIYDGFQSVSDLIKEENREGKGGSLEENTSSLEDNSERLKLKTRTIKYYDSMTPELSDYGYAWLAKEL, from the exons ATGTTTCGTCTTACCAGGGACCGTGTATTACATGGTCTTACTGAACTAACACCAGCTTTGGTACCATCTTGTGCGAGAATACTACGGGAGGAATGGCCTAAGATCACACTGGAAAG GTTATATCAAGTAGTCGACAATGGTGACGATGGCTCTGGGTTTCCATGCTCGCTGGTGATGATTCAAGACCAACAACACTCTACTGAAGTTCTTGCTCATTGCAGAATTACAAAAGTTCTCAATTATGCAAACAGTACCTATATAGAATCAA TTGTTGTGGACAAATCACATCGAGGACACGGATTGGGACGTCAAATTATAAATTTAGCTGAAGAGTATGTCAAATCACGTGGTATCACACACATGTTTTTATCCTGTCTGATGGAGAATGCCGCTATTTTTATTCACCATGGATACCGGTATTGTGAACCAAAAGTTGCCACGCTCGGGTCTGCT ATGCTTGGGTCATCTGGCCCGCCCCCATACGCCGTCGCTTTGCCAGGATGGGAACATATTTACGATGGTTTTCAGTCGGTATCGGACTTGATAAAGGAAGAGAACCGGGAAGGAAAAGGAGGTTCTCTGGAAGAAAATACTTCAAGCTTAGAAGATAATTCTGAAAGACTAAAGCTGAAAACAAGAACTATCAAATATTATGATTCTATGACTCCAGAATTGTCAGATTATGGATATGCATGGCTTGCAAAGGAATTGTAG